aaataatcaataaaatcggCGAATTTTTGATTAGATAACAattagttagtctcgcagaaaccaaataattaGCGCAAGTTATATATTTGATGCTTTAAACGTTTAAAGTACTTCGACTGAGGGAGTAAATGATAATATACTACTTTTTGTGTTAAGTAgcattaattaaatattatatcaataaaTCTAGAGGTTTCAAACAACAATATCTAATTGTCTGTCcgaacaagaagaagaaaataaCTTACCAAATAAACCAAAATAATATAGGCATTTATTTACaactaaaatataatttgatttttcataGTGATCGATAACTCAGCACTTTGTACAGTTGACACTATGTAACACTCGAAAATCCTACCCAGATACTTAATTGCATTAAGGAAACATTGTTTAGGCGGTAAATTCTAGGTTGATTtaatttcattaatttaatCTCAagctgaaatttaaaaaaaaaacaattttcagaAATGTAAGCGTTCGCAATTTTTGCGTTagaacagaataaaaaaaaagatatgaaATCAACATTTGAAGCTGAAATGTGGAACTGAACTATAATTGCGGTTACCTTCCAATGGTAGCAACCAATTATTCCTCTTATTTTTCTGTTTACAAACCTTTTCTCAATATTGTGATTTATGGTTACAAAGCAAGCCCAAGTCATATCTCTGAAGCCGCTTGGTGCGCGAAAAACCTAATTATATACAATTTAAACGCATATTAGTAAGAGATGTCaattgttatatattatattctttgtATTTCTACAACAACAGTTTTTACTGAATTTGatgaattgttttatttaacatgtgacaatttttaattttattcaggaGTTTAAACATATCGGTTTATTAATGCTATCACAAACACATTGCACTTGGCTCGAGAGACCCACCAAGTGGCAGGCATTGAAATTACTGCGGTAGGACCTAGTTCATGCAACTTTTATAAGCCTATTCAGATCAAGGGAACAAAGAGGTTTTTCGTAAATCAAAATGATGATCAAATTACGGTGAAACAGTACGGTAAAAAAATCACACGCTTTTGggtttgttataaaaatttaaaaggtGGTTTTACAAGAATGGGAAACTAGTGATATATTCTTACTATTCGATAAGTATATAATTTTCCAAACTACTTTTAAACAACTTTTCTATCATTTCAGACCGTTGAGGTCCATATGAAATAACACAAGTAAAGATCTTAAATATTTGTGGCAATTCTTGAGAATTTATACTTGGAGTAAAATGATCAGACTGCTACATCAATTTTGAGTGACTATGAATTAATAGTGCTGGACATCAAGAGATTCACATATAGATAGCGAATGGATGATGAATGTTTCCTTGAGCATCGACTTTCTTCTCTGTaacaatgataaataaaaaaaaaagtcaacgATGGATAACTTAGACACTCACCGTGTTTCCTCGATAATAACATTTAACAGGGTTTATTTGGGGGAGGGAGATgccctatttttattttcatttatcaagaacaaaattacaaagcatGGAATTACAAGAtttataatatacaaaatatgaaaactgatatccatttactggtactcccgaagtatgttaaccaagatagcgaacaccggaacgtagtatgtgtaccaggttagttattccaatttttcgtattttggttctattacaagttcggggactagccaagtaactcccgtagtatttgtacttgaaaattttcaaaataaatttaaaatttaggcCTAGGGtaagtcttattttcaggctaggtcttattttctgGGAAACACGAATTTTTTGCTCAGATGGATATTCatgcatggttgtaaacattggcTCGGTTTCGCTTATTCGTCAGTTTTCagataaattatcaaaaaattagtCGTAAATTAAATAATTCAAGTGTCATTATGTTCTCGGAAaagctttagtttagttacaatatttaaaaattaatccCGGAAAAACTTTTCTTGGGTTAAAGGTCGAGAGACAACAAGCTCTGTCGCTAGGAAACAGCGTCACGGTGATTGATTTTGCTGTGACCAAATTGTTGcttttttgattttagatatTGCTACTATTGTTCACATAATATACTATATGTTAAGATAGATActaaatttgtaatatattagAAACATTTCATTTAGAGCAAGGAATTTAGATATGGTTTTGTTGACATTCTGATCAGCTGAAAGCACAGTGTACCATCCCcccagtaccggtagtctggtTGTGGACATGATTTTTTGATTATCATGGATCCGAGCTCAATTGAGTTACAGATTTAGGACTGGTTTACCAATATCACATTAGTCAGTGTTCACTAATCAATGGTTAGAATTTACATAGTATTAATTAATTCATATTGGTTAGgtaatttttcagtttttgctCCACAATggattaatattttgaaattatcttGCGGTGCATTATTGAATTACAATTTCAGCGCACATTTAGGGACCCACTATTCTGGCTGATATTGATCCTGATGTGGCTACAATTTTGCGGTATTGATATTTTAACCTTGGTTTGATGTggtaaaagtgatttttttctaGCTTCACTTGGCTAGCAATTCCCATACTGACATGCAACTATATATTTGCTTGTTTGGAttcagatttgaaaaatttcctAAATTCTATTCTTGCTTGAAATTGTCCAATGCTAATTCTGGAACTTTAACCCAAATGGTTGAAACTTGGCAAAGGTGTTTTGCTAAAAAggacatttttcatttttaaacttgCGCAACTTTTTATCGAAATTCTTTTAGAAACTGATTTTctaattaatttttcttttcaaaattcatcGAAGCCCTATTGGCATTGTCTCAAAACCATCGTATTGTGGGCCATAGATGAACTATGCTATGCTTATTTGAATATTATCTATTCATTTtgtagaataataaaaatagaagtaATATGGAAATCAAGGGTGATGATAATGTAGGTGACATCGCCACAGCGAGTTCTGAAGCTTTAGAATTCatcaaaaacattcaaaaagaCGATATCGAAACATGTTTGTTTAAAGATGAACTAGTCACGGTTTCCGAAGATAACAAGACTCTTGGAGAACTAACAATCAGCATAGAAAAAGTCGCATATGCTGGTGATGTAGTCTTATTAATTCATGTAAACAGCCATGGAAAAGTTGACGATACTCCGACTGGAACAACAATTACGGCTTATGTTCGATCAGACTTAACAGTAATCGAACAACATCATCAAGAATATGTCAAGGTTCCGAAtcatgaattagaaaaaaacacAGTGATGAAAAGAAATAATGAAACAAATACTTTTCAAGTTGAACGACAAGTAACACAAGGAAATCAAACCCGCTCAGAATCGCATGAATTTCCAATTACCGATATTGAAGGATTGGTTACGGAAGGAAGCAATTTGCTTCTTCAAAGACTTCTAGCAAAATCAGAATTACAAGATTACgaaaatcttgtttttatcaCAATCGACCCAGATTCAGGGAAAATATTTCCGAGCACTTATAAAGCTCTACAAGAAAGAACCCAAAAAGTTGGTAAAAAGGAAATCACGGCAAAAGGCATAGAACGGAACGTACAATCTGCATCAGATCTACCAAGCACTTGGCAATCATTTTATATGGATGATGGGCATCTTACTATGAGAATCCAAGTTGGCTCTCCTTCTGTATCAATGATCGAAATTGTGccgcaaaaaattgaaaaggagGAACATGAAGAGAAGCCAATTTTTACGAAGAAGCCTTTAAATTGGGAAGAAGATGAAGAGCTTCACTCAATGTTTCTGGAACGAAAGGAAACTTTAAAAGCCGGTCATTTCACATATCTTCGAGAACATCCCGATGCACAAGCTCTGCTTTCAGACTTTTTCCAGTTTGTTTTGCTGCGAAAACCAGATGATGTCGTAAAATTTGCTGGCGATTATTTTTCCTCATTTTCAGCAGTTTTACCAGAATCATCATCTTACTTGCATTCAGAGACATCCTGATAACTTTTGTCATCTTTTTCGATAACTTATAATGTATaaagtaataaatatataacttgttagtttaaaaaattttcattgaacTCCATAGACCAGGTTTCTAAGGCatttcaactttcaaaaaaaaaccaACGACTGCAACCAGTGACTAAAGCTTGGACTCAACTATGATGAATctcgggttcgaatcccatgctcACCACCAcactcagggtgtaataagTGAAAATAAAGAGCTTCATACATGTCAGAGccatattcataaaaaaatctCTAAAAACACATAGTATAAAATTGCTCTGAATTATTTCAGATCTtctattttcagaaaaataatcATTATTATGAACATTTACATGCTGTTCTCTAGGGTTGCATAATTTGTATGTTTCGATtctcattatcattaaaaatgcATAAACATTAATGTTTCGATtctcattatcattaaaaatgcATAAACATTAAAGATTTATAGTTATAGCTCTGTTTTTAAAACTGAGTATCAATTTTGGATATAATTTCATGCATCAAAATGCAACTATTATTGTATGGATTACACAAATATTACCAAGCATTTAGAAGATTTTCTTAGTCAGTCAAGGCTCAGTAGAGCATGATTCCATCTGAAAAGGCAGCCGCTGCCAAGGATCAGGTTCTCCCCAGTTCGACATTCTGGGTGAGCTCAGTAGAGCATGATTCCATCTGAAAAGGCAGCCGCTGCCAAGGATCAGGTTCTCCCCAGTTCGACATTCTGGGTGAGATAGTGGACATGGGATTTAGACCTGCAATACTACCATCATAGTTAAACATTAAACGCAAGTCCACTTAGCTAGGCGTGCTTTCTTTTGAAAGACAGGAGACTGAAAATTGTGAGCAGTATTAGTATAGTTAAGATATTACACAGAAGGCATTGAAAACAGATGCGttattgatttttgtttgttgtaCAAATACAGCTAATCAATTCCATATATAATTACGTCATGACAGAGTTGGAaatcaatattcaaattaactGTCAATCATATGGATAATTGGCTGAAGAAATACATAACCTTTAAACACACTGGCATAATTGTACCATTCACCATGCTACTAAAATAACTCAATTGACaccaatttattttaataagcagatgaatataacaaaaagatAGTAATAATGTCATGAGGCATGAAAATATTAACGCTATTTGGCAAAACATTCacataacaatgaaatcaaTGGCATAGAATTTCATGCTAAATTATACTCGGCCATATTTGTTCCACATTTGACCAGTTATAATTTAGTATAAATCTCTA
The genomic region above belongs to Styela clava chromosome 13, kaStyClav1.hap1.2, whole genome shotgun sequence and contains:
- the LOC120332140 gene encoding ciliogenesis-associated TTC17-interacting protein-like, encoding MEIKGDDNVGDIATASSEALEFIKNIQKDDIETCLFKDELVTVSEDNKTLGELTISIEKVAYAGDVVLLIHVNSHGKVDDTPTGTTITAYVRSDLTVIEQHHQEYVKVPNHELEKNTVMKRNNETNTFQVERQVTQGNQTRSESHEFPITDIEGLVTEGSNLLLQRLLAKSELQDYENLVFITIDPDSGKIFPSTYKALQERTQKVGKKEITAKGIERNVQSASDLPSTWQSFYMDDGHLTMRIQVGSPSVSMIEIVPQKIEKEEHEEKPIFTKKPLNWEEDEELHSMFLERKETLKAGHFTYLREHPDAQALLSDFFQFVLLRKPDDVVKFAGDYFSSFSAVLPESSSYLHSETS